One window of the Anolis sagrei isolate rAnoSag1 chromosome 5, rAnoSag1.mat, whole genome shotgun sequence genome contains the following:
- the LOC132777121 gene encoding RING finger protein 145-like: protein MASQLEKLANVVLRVPSIVLLDLLYRWDVQAFSEGLRPNAHQLYLQRNHLWNIYYAGHVICVVVLLLPVRSLVKMYLYLLTVLLLYVGHQTAWDYIRHEMEHEFYGAVYQDPVALGRFATALTSQVIVATLCAFLLRTKQVWLFAAPMLPLAARLCCLPLQVLPTVNTFAAILTATEVLYVLASGLSVPFQLVAAACREITQALEVYNLVTLGMSLWKQLAVPLLFLVFWLALFTLQIYALASSSSGSLLSHQGLIFVLLSSVAECCSTPYSLVGLTFTISYLALGLLKLCKFYLAGYGAFQNGNVMHRGVTEGVTLLLLALQTGLLDLQLLQRTFLLSIILFIVVTSTLQSMIEIADPVLLGLGASRNRSLWKHFRGVSMCLFLLVFPGFMAYKIAHFFHMDFWLLILISSCMLTSLQVMGTLFIYGLFIVELFQDTPMERMDEIIYYVNAVSRVLEFLVALCVVAYGSWESIFGEWSWMGASVIIIHCYFNVWLRAQSGWRSFLLRREAAKKIGLLPVATQEQLRHHDDVCAICFQEMTLAVVMQCGHFFHGPCLRKWFYVQDTCPLCHQPVQPLANPASSGRPQVADPGPATGGNPVLEEGDPVAQSSTEDSDDSRTSEAGETPTEGPGDPNWTFPEGENLQQCGRSRGGELDENPLLDPSPLEEAQTSASAAESSHVSVQWELPLGGNSFSSSEEPPYLVQEDLPDRDILPKQSAQREISSGVPSSLLSEEHLEDLERPTSNLVSEDPPLLPEGRVDILGESQEPKC from the exons ATGGCCTCCCAGCTGGAGAAGCTAGCCAACGTGGTCCTGCGGGTGCCCAGCATCGTCCTGCTGGACCTGCTCTACCGCTGGGATGTCCAGGCCTTTTCTGAGGGGCTGCGGCCCAACGCCCATCAGCTTTACCTACAGAGGAATCACCTGTGGAATATCTACTACGCAG GCCACGTGATTTGTGTGGTGGTCCTGCTGCTTCCCGTCCGGTCCCTTGTGAAGATGTACCTCTACCTCCTGACCGTCCTCCTGCTTTACGTGGGTCACCAGACTGCCTG GGACTACATCCGTCACGAGATGGAACACGAATTCTACGGCGCCGTCTACCAGGATCCAGTCGCGCTGGGACGCTTCGCGACCGCACTCACTA GCCAGGTCATCGTGGCCACCCTCTGCGCCTTCCTGCTGAGGACGAAGCAGGTCTGGCTCTTTGCTGCCCCCATGCTCCCCCTGGCCGCCCGCCTCTGCTGCCTCCCGCTACAAGTCCTGCCCACCGTCAACACCTTTGCAGCCATTCTGACGGCCACCGAGGTTCTCTACGTTCTCGCGTCCGGCTTGTCGGTGCCGTTCCAGTTGGTGGCTGCTGCCTGCAGGGAAATCACTCAG GCGCTGGAAGTATACAATCTGGTCACGCTGGGCATGTCGCTCTGGAAGCAGCTGGCCGTCCCGCTTTTGTTCCTGGTCTTCTGGCTGGCCTTGTTCACCCTGCAGATCTACGCCTTGGCCTCCTCTTCTTCCGGCAGCCTTCTGTCGCACCAGGGGCTGATCTTCGTCCTCCTCAGCAG CGTGGCCGAGTGCTGCAGCACCCCCTACTCCCTCGTCGGGCTGACCTTCACCATCTCCTACCTGGCCCTGGGTCTCCTCAAGCTCTGCAAGTTCTACTTGGCCGGATATGGCGCCTTTCAGAACGGCAACGTGATGCACAG AGGTGTGACCGAGGGAGTGACGCTGCTGCTGCTGGCCCTCCAGACCGGCCTCCTGGACCTGCAGCTCCTCCAGAGGACTTTCCTGCTCAGCATCATCCTCTTCATCGTGGTGACATCCACCTTGCAGTCCATGATTGAAATCGCAGACCCCGTCCTGCTGGGGCTGGGGGCTTCACGGAACAG GAGCCTCTGGAAGCACTTCCGCGGAGTCAGCATGTGCCTCTTCCTCCTGGTCTTCCCTGGCTTCATGGCCTACAAGATTGCCCACTTCTTCCACATGGACTTCTGGCTCCTGATCCTCATCTCCAGCTGCATGCTGACCTCCCTGCAG gtgATGGGGACCCTCTTCATCTACGGCCTCTTTATTGTGGAGCTCTTCCAAGACACGCCAATGGAGAGGATGGACGAGATCATCTACTACGTCAACGCCGTCAGCCGGGTGCTGGAGTTCCTGGTGGCCCTCTGCGTGGTGGCCTACGGCTCCTGGGAGTCCATCTTTGGGGAGTGGAGCTGGATGGGGGCCTCGGTCATCATCATCCACTGCTACTTCAACGTCTGGCTGAGGGCCCAGTCGGGGTGGAGGAGCTTCCTTCTCCGCCGGGAGGCTGCCAAGAAGATCGGTTTGTTGCCAGTGGCCACCCAAGAGCAGCTGCGGCACCACGACGACGTCTGCGCCATTTGCTTCCAG GAGATGACCCTGGCTGTGGTCATGCAGTGCGGCCACTTCTTCCACGGGCCCTGCTTGCGCAAGTGGTTCTACGTCCAGGACACCTGCCCGCTCTGCCACCAGCCGGTCCAGCCCTTGGCCAACCCTGCAAGCTCAGGTCGCCCCCAGGTTGCAGATCCTGGTCCAGCGACGGGGGGAAATCCCGTCCTGGAGGAGGGAGACCCAGTTGCTCAGAGCAGCACAGAAGACTCTGATGATAGCAGGACTTCAGAAGCTGGGGAGACACCCACAGAAGGTCCAGGAGACCCCAACTGGACCTTCCCAGAAGGGGAAAACCTGCAACAGTGTGGCCGCAGCAGAGGAGGAGAATTGGACGAGAATCCCCTTCTAGATCCTTCTCCCTTGGAGGAAGCACAAACATCTGCCTCAGCTGCAGAAAGCAGCCATGTCTCTGTTCAGTGGGAACTGCCTTTGGGGGGGAACTCATTCAGCAGCTCAGAAGAGCCCCCATACCTGGTCCAGGAGGACCTTCCTGACAGAGATATTCTCCCAAAACAGTCTGCCCAAAGAGAGATCAGTTCTGGAGTCCCTTCGTCACTCCTGTCTGAAGAACATCTTGAAGATCTTGAGAGACCCACCTCAAATTTGGTTTCTGAGGATCCTCCATTGTTACCGGAGGGTCGCGTTGACATTTTGGGTGAGAGCCAGGAACCCAAGTGCTAG